One Candidatus Nitrososphaera evergladensis SR1 genomic window carries:
- a CDS encoding VOC family protein, whose translation MASIVHFEIPADNIERAKKFYDGLFGWKAERTQGASMEGGPIEYWTFRTGDENEGQQPISGGIMNRMYPKHSITNYIGVDSAIEYSKKVERLGGKVMVPKTEVPGLGWLAICMDTENNIFALWEAKR comes from the coding sequence ATGGCTTCAATAGTTCACTTTGAAATACCTGCCGACAACATAGAGCGCGCAAAGAAATTCTACGACGGCCTGTTTGGATGGAAGGCGGAAAGAACGCAGGGTGCCTCCATGGAAGGCGGCCCTATAGAATACTGGACGTTTAGGACCGGCGATGAAAATGAAGGACAGCAGCCTATAAGCGGAGGCATAATGAACAGGATGTACCCGAAACATTCGATCACGAACTATATCGGCGTCGACTCTGCGATAGAATACTCGAAAAAGGTCGAAAGGCTTGGAGGCAAGGTGATGGTTCCAAAGACAGAAGTCCCCGGCCTAGGCTGGCTTGCAATTTGCATGGACACGGAAAACAACATTTTCGCACTGTGGGAAGCAAAAAGATGA
- a CDS encoding Lrp/AsnC family transcriptional regulator, with amino-acid sequence MAKAPTFDKTDIDIIRMLLRDCRVSYRSIGSSVGLSKNAAKTRVDKMVSTGVISAFVMSVNPAVFGYHKICHLIIRDSKTMEETLNRLRLLGEPLTKLDCVGGISLIIVAIKEREEERISLLAGALKPAIVKSCIVGQYPPVRQELRETDFKILKCLMASPRMGVSEIAKRVSISSKTVSSRLLKMKENRILDFRIYTDPTKMQGYVRFGMVIRLEGKNSQKTSRQIHEELEKNFVMAFPMVIQQDVVTWQLIARSMFDIDPALKRIELLDGVKGVEVFIPFRADTYQDWMLKEIDSRIKHAKGAL; translated from the coding sequence ATGGCAAAAGCTCCCACATTCGACAAAACAGACATCGACATAATCCGCATGTTGCTCCGGGACTGCAGGGTGTCGTACAGGAGCATCGGATCTTCGGTCGGATTGAGCAAAAATGCTGCAAAGACGCGGGTCGACAAGATGGTTTCAACCGGCGTCATCAGCGCGTTTGTAATGTCCGTAAACCCCGCGGTCTTTGGATACCACAAAATCTGCCACCTGATAATCAGGGACAGCAAGACCATGGAAGAAACCTTGAACCGCCTCCGGCTGCTGGGGGAGCCGCTGACCAAGCTGGACTGCGTCGGCGGGATTTCTCTGATCATCGTTGCCATAAAGGAGCGGGAAGAGGAAAGAATCTCCCTGCTCGCTGGCGCACTAAAACCGGCCATTGTCAAAAGCTGCATCGTGGGGCAATACCCTCCGGTAAGGCAGGAACTGCGGGAAACGGACTTTAAGATACTGAAATGCTTGATGGCCAGCCCAAGGATGGGAGTATCCGAGATAGCCAAGAGGGTCTCAATCAGCTCCAAGACTGTGAGCAGCAGGCTTTTAAAAATGAAGGAGAACAGGATACTGGACTTTCGCATCTACACCGATCCGACAAAGATGCAAGGGTATGTCAGGTTCGGGATGGTCATCCGGCTGGAGGGGAAAAACAGCCAAAAAACCAGCAGGCAGATTCACGAAGAGCTGGAGAAGAATTTTGTCATGGCCTTTCCGATGGTGATCCAGCAGGACGTGGTGACCTGGCAGCTCATCGCCCGGAGCATGTTCGACATTGATCCTGCATTGAAAAGGATCGAATTGCTGGACGGGGTTAAAGGTGTAGAGGTGTTCATACCTTTCAGGGCGGATACGTATCAGGACTGGATGCTGAAGGAAATTGACAGCAGGATAAAACACGCAAAGGGCGCTCTTTGA
- a CDS encoding NAD(P)/FAD-dependent oxidoreductase, translating to MKVAVVGIGVAGAYLMNRLSDMRDVRVTGFERMPEDQHDAVCAWATCENVMSGLAKNCGLNFDDYVLHQGRHMKVDLNSDDYVDLKLKGMVSYDKLKLIQDMIKGTEIKFGRAPRKEELEPDFDLIIDATGFHRNYLPRLENELWIPCVQYKVRYKPGREPFDDFYLKAFPSMTGYFWYFPLGNGYAHIGAGDFAKAHNPLVQEFLKKHECETIKKVGRPVRISPPANCEPFTDGRKCVGVGESIGTVFALLGEGIIPSTWCADLFVQNMDDLQAYRDAVMKKFQVYSLIFKFVQLKIQGKFNMVRHAGDMLKIYRHMKGEEDRYGMAVRMADMLKVSQV from the coding sequence ATGAAGGTCGCAGTCGTGGGCATCGGCGTGGCCGGCGCGTACCTGATGAACCGGCTTTCTGACATGCGCGACGTGCGCGTGACGGGCTTTGAGCGTATGCCGGAGGACCAGCACGACGCCGTGTGCGCGTGGGCAACGTGCGAAAACGTCATGTCCGGCCTTGCGAAAAACTGCGGCCTCAACTTTGACGACTATGTTCTGCATCAGGGCAGGCACATGAAGGTCGACCTGAATTCTGACGACTATGTCGATTTAAAGCTGAAAGGGATGGTCAGCTATGACAAACTAAAACTGATCCAGGACATGATAAAGGGGACTGAAATAAAATTCGGCCGCGCGCCAAGGAAAGAGGAACTGGAGCCGGATTTCGACCTCATAATCGACGCGACCGGCTTTCACAGGAACTATCTGCCGCGCCTTGAAAACGAGCTGTGGATCCCGTGCGTGCAGTACAAGGTGCGCTACAAGCCGGGACGCGAGCCCTTTGACGATTTCTACCTGAAGGCGTTTCCGTCGATGACTGGCTATTTCTGGTATTTCCCGCTTGGAAACGGCTATGCCCATATTGGCGCCGGCGACTTTGCCAAGGCGCACAACCCGCTTGTACAAGAGTTTCTGAAAAAACACGAATGCGAAACCATCAAAAAAGTGGGAAGGCCGGTGCGCATCAGCCCTCCTGCAAACTGCGAGCCCTTCACCGACGGCCGCAAGTGCGTGGGCGTGGGCGAGTCCATAGGCACGGTGTTTGCGCTCCTTGGCGAGGGCATAATCCCATCGACTTGGTGCGCCGACCTGTTTGTACAGAACATGGACGACCTGCAGGCGTACCGCGACGCGGTAATGAAAAAGTTTCAGGTGTATTCGCTCATCTTCAAGTTCGTGCAGCTAAAGATACAGGGCAAGTTCAACATGGTGAGGCACGCAGGGGACATGCTAAAGATCTACAGGCACATGAAGGGCGAGGAAGACAGGTACGGCATGGCGGTCAGGATGGCCGACATGCTCAAGGTCTCGCAGGTCTAG
- a CDS encoding Lrp/AsnC family transcriptional regulator, producing MRILSELTRDASISVPRLSKKLNINASVLYSRIKRLSKRSLVKKFTVVVNESMLGINVKATVGINRDPKLKEPIHGELLKIPEVRSVSEVTGRFDMIVTVSAHTLEELHNVVIERIGKIEGIQNTETFVEMQRTEKEPLYTTQATATAAGISR from the coding sequence ATGAGGATTTTGTCCGAACTCACAAGGGACGCAAGCATCTCAGTCCCGCGCCTTTCCAAAAAGCTGAACATAAACGCATCAGTCCTGTACAGCAGGATAAAGCGCCTGTCCAAGCGCAGCCTTGTCAAGAAATTCACGGTCGTAGTGAACGAAAGCATGCTTGGCATAAACGTCAAGGCGACCGTAGGCATAAACCGCGACCCCAAGCTGAAAGAGCCCATCCACGGCGAATTGCTAAAGATCCCGGAGGTAAGGTCGGTGTCTGAGGTGACCGGCAGGTTTGACATGATAGTGACCGTCAGCGCGCACACGCTTGAAGAGCTGCACAACGTGGTCATCGAGCGCATAGGCAAGATAGAGGGCATACAGAACACCGAAACTTTTGTAGAGATGCAGCGCACCGAGAAGGAGCCGCTCTACACCACGCAGGCTACTGCTACAGCAGCGGGGATATCCCGCTAG
- a CDS encoding NmrA family NAD(P)-binding protein, with product MANNKDNGTTYAVVGASGNTGRIVAEQLLASGKNVRAISRNADHLKALVDKGAEPFIASIEDKPALTKAFTGARAVYSMIPPNMAAVDRTSYIDKVGEALAGAIAEAHVPYVVNLSSMAANKDEQGFQGRMYEQEQRLNRLPDAINVVHLRPPMFMENFLASINAIKKAGVIAYPIKPDIAIPMIATQDIASEAARLLLDLNFSGKSAKTLLGQRDVSMAEAAKIIGRAINKDVRYVQVPYDEHIKTLVQAGIPLDVARTLTGLYRRMNEGTGIPLEKRTSENTTPTSFEQFAQKFAAIYNNGSSN from the coding sequence ATGGCAAACAACAAGGACAACGGGACGACGTACGCAGTCGTCGGAGCGTCAGGCAACACCGGCAGAATAGTTGCCGAACAGCTGCTGGCGTCAGGCAAGAATGTAAGGGCGATTAGCAGGAACGCGGATCATCTCAAGGCTCTGGTTGACAAGGGGGCAGAACCGTTCATAGCCTCGATCGAGGATAAACCCGCGCTAACCAAAGCGTTTACCGGCGCGCGGGCCGTTTATTCGATGATCCCACCCAATATGGCGGCAGTGGATCGGACCTCTTATATTGACAAAGTCGGAGAAGCCCTTGCAGGGGCCATTGCAGAGGCGCACGTTCCATACGTTGTCAACCTGAGCAGCATGGCAGCGAACAAAGACGAACAAGGATTCCAGGGCAGGATGTACGAGCAGGAGCAGCGGTTAAACAGGCTCCCAGATGCCATCAATGTCGTCCACCTGCGCCCACCTATGTTCATGGAAAATTTCCTTGCCTCCATCAATGCCATCAAGAAGGCAGGAGTCATCGCGTATCCCATCAAGCCCGACATTGCCATTCCAATGATTGCGACGCAGGATATCGCGTCAGAGGCGGCAAGGCTGCTGCTTGATTTGAATTTTAGCGGCAAATCCGCGAAAACCTTGCTTGGACAGAGGGACGTTTCCATGGCAGAAGCTGCAAAGATAATCGGCAGGGCGATAAACAAGGACGTGAGGTACGTGCAAGTTCCTTATGATGAACACATAAAAACTCTGGTACAGGCAGGAATACCTCTCGACGTAGCAAGAACGCTGACTGGATTATATCGGCGCATGAATGAAGGGACAGGCATTCCTTTAGAAAAGAGAACGAGCGAAAACACCACCCCGACGTCATTTGAGCAGTTTGCGCAGAAATTCGCGGCTATATACAACAACGGCAGCAGCAATTAA
- the alaS gene encoding alanine--tRNA ligase, with the protein MGKKELAAMFSQNPDRYYKVALFDKIGFQRRQCNLCGKHFWTLIDRQSCPDHENYGFIGRPPTTKRLDYVNAWKETEKFFSKNGHEIVRRYPVVCRWRDDLYFTIASIVDFQRVMNNQVVFELPANPLVVPQMCLRFNDIENVGLSGRHYTGFCMIGQTCNADAPGGYWKDRCIELDYGMLTQGLGIKPEEITFVEDVWMGAGAFGYSLEYFVRGLELGNAVFTEFEGDENNYRVMKNKIIDMGAGLERFSWVTMGTPTSYDCCFGPVVEKMLDMTGTDRDSEFLSRYFGAVASKLETTEGNVRELKAILAREMGLSYDQLAKMVAPHEAVYTVADHVRTLLFAISDGALPSNVGGGYNLRVILRRALSILERLNWQGVKLEDVADMQIDYLRQMYPELEEHRQDVRTILGLESGRYSGSRERMNGIVSSLKAKKSGELAVSDLIRLYESDGITPDYLVEQGVIPSVPSTFYTKLAELHTSVAGGGAEKAKPVRGLEGLPATELLYYKDESIREFDAKVLKIVDNKFVVLDRTAFYPRGGGQEPDTGEISGAKVVEVTKQADIVVHRIEDGGKLQEGQAVKGIVNGRRRDMVTKHHTATHVINSSARNNLGSWVWQNSAFKEENYGRLDITHHSALSKEEVQKIEQTANIAVRKNLPVDIKFYDRGDAEQKYSFRIYQGGVVPSSNVRIVNIDNWDIEACGGTHVRRTGEIGMIKIVKSERIQDGVVRLEFVAGEAAVNYMQNQDAQLSTIAQALGSSREKVLESFAKAMDDAESAKKKLRIMLRTVAETMARSVSENAKNLGGGDVKLYSVYDEELDEDYHIAVGEKAIEFDPSLVYVALVAKGAGMRVIVFAGEKARKCAKAGGIAKQVSAKLGGSGGGDDRFGQGGGRLKEKINEALLSAEEMIAAAAAKKAS; encoded by the coding sequence TTGGGCAAAAAAGAACTCGCCGCAATGTTTTCGCAAAACCCGGACCGCTACTACAAGGTCGCGCTGTTTGACAAGATAGGGTTCCAGCGCAGGCAGTGCAACCTCTGCGGCAAGCACTTTTGGACGCTGATAGACAGGCAGTCGTGCCCGGACCACGAAAATTACGGCTTTATCGGCAGGCCACCGACCACCAAGCGCCTCGACTATGTCAACGCCTGGAAAGAGACAGAGAAGTTCTTTTCAAAAAACGGCCACGAGATAGTGAGGCGCTACCCTGTCGTGTGCAGGTGGCGCGACGACCTTTACTTTACGATAGCTTCAATCGTTGATTTTCAGCGCGTCATGAACAACCAGGTTGTGTTTGAGCTGCCGGCAAACCCGCTTGTGGTGCCGCAGATGTGCCTTCGCTTTAACGACATTGAAAACGTCGGGCTTTCAGGCCGCCATTACACGGGCTTTTGCATGATAGGCCAGACCTGCAACGCAGATGCGCCCGGCGGCTACTGGAAGGACCGCTGCATCGAGCTTGACTATGGGATGCTCACGCAGGGCCTTGGGATCAAGCCGGAAGAGATAACGTTTGTCGAGGACGTGTGGATGGGGGCCGGCGCTTTTGGCTACTCGCTTGAATACTTTGTCCGCGGCCTCGAGCTTGGCAACGCCGTCTTTACCGAGTTTGAGGGCGACGAGAACAACTATCGCGTCATGAAAAACAAGATAATAGACATGGGTGCCGGCCTTGAGCGCTTTTCGTGGGTGACCATGGGAACGCCCACAAGCTACGACTGCTGCTTTGGGCCAGTCGTTGAAAAAATGCTGGACATGACAGGCACAGACCGCGATTCGGAATTCCTGTCGAGGTACTTTGGCGCAGTCGCATCAAAGCTTGAAACGACGGAGGGAAACGTCAGGGAGCTAAAAGCAATCCTTGCCCGCGAAATGGGCCTGTCATACGACCAGCTTGCCAAGATGGTCGCGCCGCACGAGGCCGTGTACACGGTTGCAGACCATGTGCGCACGCTGCTCTTTGCGATATCCGACGGCGCGCTCCCGTCAAACGTGGGCGGAGGCTACAACCTGCGCGTTATCCTGAGAAGGGCGCTGTCAATCCTTGAGAGGCTCAACTGGCAAGGCGTCAAGCTTGAGGATGTCGCCGACATGCAGATAGACTATTTGCGGCAGATGTATCCCGAGCTTGAGGAGCACAGGCAGGACGTGCGCACCATACTCGGGCTGGAATCTGGCCGCTACTCTGGCTCGCGGGAGCGCATGAACGGCATCGTGTCATCGCTAAAGGCCAAAAAGTCCGGCGAGCTTGCAGTCTCTGACCTTATCAGGCTGTACGAGTCAGACGGCATAACTCCGGACTACCTTGTAGAGCAGGGAGTCATCCCAAGCGTGCCGTCCACGTTCTACACGAAACTTGCGGAGCTGCACACAAGCGTCGCCGGTGGCGGGGCGGAAAAGGCCAAGCCTGTACGCGGCCTCGAAGGGCTGCCGGCCACGGAGCTTCTCTACTACAAGGACGAGTCTATACGCGAGTTTGACGCCAAGGTGCTCAAAATAGTCGACAACAAATTCGTTGTCCTGGACAGGACTGCGTTTTACCCACGCGGAGGCGGCCAAGAGCCGGACACCGGCGAGATCTCTGGCGCCAAGGTTGTCGAAGTGACCAAGCAGGCAGACATTGTGGTCCACAGGATAGAGGATGGTGGCAAGCTGCAGGAAGGACAGGCCGTAAAAGGCATCGTGAACGGGCGCAGGCGCGACATGGTGACAAAACACCACACCGCGACGCACGTCATAAACTCGTCTGCAAGGAACAACCTCGGCTCGTGGGTGTGGCAGAATTCTGCTTTCAAGGAGGAGAACTATGGCAGGCTCGACATCACGCACCACTCGGCGCTGTCAAAGGAGGAAGTGCAAAAGATAGAGCAGACTGCAAACATTGCAGTGCGCAAGAACCTGCCGGTGGACATCAAGTTCTATGACCGAGGAGACGCCGAGCAGAAATACAGTTTTCGTATCTACCAGGGAGGAGTGGTGCCGTCAAGCAACGTGCGCATCGTCAACATCGACAACTGGGACATCGAGGCGTGCGGCGGGACGCACGTGAGGCGCACGGGCGAAATAGGGATGATAAAGATCGTAAAATCTGAAAGAATCCAAGACGGCGTCGTGCGGCTGGAATTCGTGGCAGGCGAGGCTGCTGTCAACTACATGCAGAACCAGGACGCCCAGCTGTCGACCATAGCGCAGGCGCTTGGCTCAAGCAGGGAAAAGGTGCTTGAATCGTTTGCAAAGGCGATGGACGACGCCGAGTCGGCAAAGAAAAAGCTGCGCATAATGCTTCGCACGGTTGCAGAGACCATGGCAAGGAGCGTTTCAGAGAACGCGAAAAACCTAGGAGGCGGTGATGTCAAGCTGTACAGCGTGTACGACGAGGAGCTTGACGAGGATTATCACATCGCGGTGGGAGAGAAGGCAATAGAATTTGACCCGTCGCTTGTGTACGTGGCGCTGGTTGCAAAGGGCGCCGGGATGAGGGTAATCGTGTTTGCAGGAGAAAAGGCAAGAAAGTGCGCAAAGGCAGGCGGAATAGCCAAGCAGGTGTCGGCCAAGCTTGGAGGCTCTGGAGGCGGCGACGACCGCTTTGGCCAGGGAGGCGGCCGGCTGAAGGAAAAGATCAATGAAGCCCTCCTTTCCGCAGAAGAGATGATAGCAGCGGCGGCAGCAAAAAAGGCGTCGTGA
- a CDS encoding HNH endonuclease, which translates to MSFFGPPGGTGPSFDPKKYGTLTMAIRQTVLERARGRCQKCSTKFSPSVEPHFEHINGSKKDNRPQNLRALCPSCYRAVEERENKKKGVLGGLRKAFDKVPVDFRK; encoded by the coding sequence GTGTCGTTTTTCGGGCCGCCAGGCGGTACAGGACCAAGCTTTGATCCCAAAAAGTACGGGACGCTGACCATGGCCATCAGGCAGACCGTACTTGAAAGGGCGCGGGGCCGCTGCCAGAAATGCTCCACAAAATTCAGCCCGTCAGTCGAGCCGCACTTTGAGCATATCAACGGCAGCAAGAAGGACAACAGGCCGCAGAATTTGCGCGCGCTGTGCCCAAGCTGCTACAGGGCAGTCGAAGAGCGCGAGAACAAGAAAAAGGGAGTCCTTGGCGGCCTGCGCAAGGCGTTTGACAAGGTCCCGGTGGATTTCAGGAAATAA
- the trxA gene encoding thioredoxin, whose protein sequence is METTNNSVLHVNTKTWDSEVIKSDLPVFVDFWAEWCGPCRMVGPAVEQIAKVMAGKVKVAKLNVDENQEIAMKYGVQSIPSLIIFKGGKEVGRTIGAMPKESYLKFIESTLAKA, encoded by the coding sequence ATGGAAACCACAAACAACAGCGTCTTGCACGTCAACACAAAGACATGGGATTCAGAAGTGATCAAGTCCGACCTTCCAGTCTTCGTTGACTTTTGGGCAGAATGGTGCGGACCGTGCAGGATGGTCGGCCCTGCAGTGGAGCAGATAGCCAAGGTGATGGCCGGCAAGGTCAAAGTCGCCAAACTGAACGTGGACGAAAACCAAGAGATAGCCATGAAGTACGGCGTCCAGTCAATTCCGTCGCTCATCATCTTCAAGGGCGGCAAGGAGGTTGGCCGGACCATTGGCGCGATGCCCAAAGAGTCCTACCTAAAGTTCATCGAAAGCACGCTTGCAAAAGCGTGA
- a CDS encoding winged helix-turn-helix transcriptional regulator yields the protein MMATHSAAKWKLVYMLAQTYALDMLEAVSKKPMRFTDLESHSPNERTRSQRLKDLEDAGLITTISLKINKRYFVHYTATNKGRQVLQKARELADMA from the coding sequence ATGATGGCGACGCATTCGGCGGCGAAGTGGAAGCTTGTGTACATGCTTGCCCAGACGTATGCGCTGGACATGCTTGAAGCAGTAAGCAAAAAGCCGATGCGGTTTACCGACCTTGAAAGCCACAGCCCAAACGAAAGGACCAGGTCCCAGCGGCTCAAGGACCTCGAAGACGCTGGCCTGATAACGACCATAAGCCTAAAGATAAACAAGCGCTACTTTGTCCACTATACTGCCACAAACAAGGGCAGGCAGGTGCTGCAAAAGGCAAGGGAGCTTGCAGATATGGCCTAA
- a CDS encoding protein translocase SEC61 complex subunit gamma, with amino-acid sequence MSVVERKIGEIIQTLRLAKKTSRQDYTQHLRLVGLGLGAVGGIAFIIKLVSEFITIGLGGRG; translated from the coding sequence ATGTCCGTGGTCGAGCGCAAGATAGGGGAGATAATTCAGACCCTCCGGCTGGCCAAGAAAACCAGCAGGCAAGACTATACCCAGCACCTGCGCCTGGTGGGCCTTGGCCTTGGGGCGGTGGGCGGCATCGCCTTTATAATAAAACTGGTGTCCGAGTTTATCACGATTGGCCTTGGCGGACGGGGCTAG
- the leuS gene encoding leucine--tRNA ligase: protein MSSNNIDWREIEEKWIKRWDEQKLFQADPEPSRKKYFVTVAYPYPNSPQHIGHGRTYTLADAHARYMRMKGYNVLFPMGFHYTGTPILGMSRRVAAGDKDLLDTFHNIYKLTDDVIATFVEPVKIASYFHNEIKQGMKEMGYSMDWRREFTTIDRIYSKFISWQFRTLQKKGLIVQGSHPVGWCPNDQNPVSQHDTMGDVEPDFTEYVLVKFVAQNDGLVVPAATLRPETLFGVTNMWVDPEVEYVEARVDGERWIVSKEAARKLEFLNHAIEIIKTIKGSEMVGWQLTNPLNGAKVPMYPASFVEADSGTGIVMSVPAHAPYDYQALADLKNDAAMRQKYDIATVAEPVKIIESEGYSGIPAAEAIANVPANSSDRLEKATSDLYSHEFYKGRMMQNTGKYAGKPVSAAKEELKAEIASSGLTSVMYELTNKPVICRCGTECVVKLLNDQWFLNYADKEWKALAHECIQKMDIVPADIRQEFDYVVDWLRERACARKSGLGTKLPWDPEWIIESLSDSVIYMAYYTIAKYVNDKTIPDTETISDSFFDYVLFGQGDAKAVAKESGVPAIEKIRAEFQYFYPVDSRHSGRDLVPNHLSFFIFNHVAIFDRSNWPRQIVVNGSVLMEGKKMSKSLGNIIPLRAAIREHGADTIRLAMLVSAEILQDADFSFDTARGIKSKLAGVFEMAEKVKNAKQAPAEQVEDRWLASRLVRTALQTAESMDRLRVREAIHHILYTLEQDLQWYDRRARAKGRENSPAVVSALREYVKAQVQMLAPFAPFTAEEVWERLGSKETITAAGWPSTDESKLDILAEESEFLAQSLIADIANIVKVTKIAPKKIVVYTGAGWKNNAYKTVLENIAAGRTNFGDMMKQLIANPETSRIKSDPNLVKKMQDDILSTPLEARSRRTALTDFDEASAIKDAAGLIAKEFDGAEVLVYSEDDHSKYDPKGKAKFARSFKPAVYME from the coding sequence ATGAGTAGCAATAACATTGACTGGCGGGAAATAGAGGAAAAATGGATCAAAAGATGGGACGAGCAAAAACTCTTCCAGGCCGACCCCGAGCCTTCTAGAAAAAAATACTTTGTCACCGTTGCCTACCCTTACCCCAACTCGCCCCAGCACATTGGGCACGGCCGCACGTACACGCTTGCCGACGCGCACGCCCGGTACATGCGCATGAAAGGCTACAACGTGCTCTTTCCAATGGGCTTTCACTACACTGGGACCCCAATCCTTGGCATGTCGCGCAGGGTAGCGGCAGGCGACAAGGACCTTCTTGACACCTTCCACAACATCTACAAACTAACCGACGATGTCATCGCCACGTTTGTCGAGCCCGTAAAGATAGCAAGCTACTTCCACAACGAGATCAAGCAGGGCATGAAGGAGATGGGCTACTCGATGGACTGGCGCCGGGAATTTACCACCATCGACAGGATATATTCCAAGTTTATCTCGTGGCAATTTCGGACGCTTCAAAAGAAAGGGCTGATAGTGCAGGGATCGCACCCGGTGGGCTGGTGCCCCAACGACCAGAACCCTGTGAGCCAGCACGACACGATGGGCGACGTCGAGCCGGATTTCACGGAATATGTCTTGGTAAAATTTGTCGCGCAAAATGATGGACTTGTCGTGCCTGCCGCAACGCTTCGGCCAGAGACATTATTTGGCGTCACCAACATGTGGGTCGACCCAGAGGTTGAATATGTGGAAGCAAGGGTTGATGGCGAGCGCTGGATAGTAAGCAAGGAGGCTGCACGCAAGCTGGAATTTCTCAACCACGCCATAGAGATAATCAAGACGATCAAGGGAAGCGAGATGGTCGGCTGGCAGCTGACAAACCCGCTCAACGGCGCCAAGGTGCCAATGTACCCTGCGTCGTTTGTGGAAGCTGACAGCGGGACAGGGATAGTGATGTCAGTTCCGGCACACGCGCCGTACGACTACCAAGCCCTTGCAGACCTGAAAAACGATGCGGCGATGCGGCAAAAATACGACATCGCTACAGTCGCCGAGCCGGTAAAGATAATCGAGTCAGAGGGCTACTCTGGAATTCCAGCAGCCGAAGCGATAGCCAATGTCCCGGCAAACAGCAGTGACAGACTAGAAAAGGCGACAAGCGACCTTTACTCACACGAGTTCTACAAGGGCAGGATGATGCAAAACACCGGCAAGTACGCCGGCAAGCCGGTGTCAGCGGCAAAGGAGGAGCTAAAGGCCGAGATTGCTTCTTCCGGCCTGACATCCGTAATGTACGAGCTCACAAACAAGCCCGTGATATGCAGGTGCGGCACTGAATGCGTCGTCAAGCTGCTAAACGACCAGTGGTTTCTCAATTACGCAGACAAGGAGTGGAAGGCCCTTGCGCACGAGTGCATCCAGAAGATGGACATTGTTCCTGCAGACATACGGCAGGAATTTGACTATGTCGTCGACTGGCTGCGCGAAAGGGCGTGCGCAAGAAAGTCGGGCCTTGGCACGAAACTTCCGTGGGATCCAGAGTGGATAATTGAAAGCCTGTCTGACTCTGTGATCTACATGGCCTATTACACGATTGCCAAGTACGTCAACGACAAGACGATACCAGATACTGAAACAATCTCTGACTCTTTCTTTGACTATGTGCTCTTTGGGCAGGGCGACGCAAAAGCAGTCGCAAAAGAATCAGGAGTGCCTGCAATAGAAAAGATACGCGCAGAATTCCAGTACTTTTATCCTGTCGACTCGCGCCATTCCGGACGTGACCTCGTACCAAACCACCTGTCGTTTTTCATATTCAACCACGTGGCCATCTTTGACAGAAGCAACTGGCCCCGGCAAATCGTCGTCAACGGCTCGGTGCTCATGGAAGGAAAAAAGATGAGCAAGTCGCTTGGCAACATCATCCCGTTGCGAGCCGCCATACGGGAGCACGGGGCTGACACCATACGCCTTGCGATGCTTGTCTCTGCAGAGATACTGCAGGACGCCGACTTTTCCTTTGACACTGCGAGGGGGATAAAATCCAAGCTTGCAGGCGTCTTTGAGATGGCAGAGAAGGTGAAAAACGCCAAGCAGGCGCCGGCCGAGCAAGTCGAGGACAGGTGGCTTGCAAGCAGGCTTGTACGCACTGCTCTGCAGACGGCCGAGTCAATGGACAGGCTGCGCGTACGAGAAGCGATACACCACATACTCTACACGCTAGAGCAGGACTTGCAGTGGTACGACAGGCGAGCGCGAGCAAAGGGGCGTGAAAACTCGCCGGCAGTCGTGTCTGCATTAAGAGAGTACGTCAAGGCGCAGGTGCAGATGCTTGCGCCCTTTGCGCCGTTTACCGCGGAGGAGGTGTGGGAGCGCCTTGGCAGCAAGGAAACAATAACTGCAGCAGGATGGCCGTCAACCGACGAAAGCAAGCTCGACATCTTGGCAGAGGAATCTGAATTTCTGGCGCAGAGCCTGATTGCCGACATTGCCAACATTGTCAAGGTGACAAAAATCGCGCCCAAAAAGATTGTAGTGTACACGGGCGCCGGCTGGAAAAACAATGCCTACAAGACCGTGCTTGAAAACATTGCAGCCGGCAGGACAAACTTTGGCGACATGATGAAGCAGCTGATCGCAAACCCTGAAACTTCCAGGATAAAGTCGGACCCGAACCTCGTCAAAAAGATGCAGGACGACATACTTTCAACGCCACTTGAGGCACGCAGCAGGCGTACTGCACTGACAGACTTTGACGAAGCCTCTGCAATCAAGGACGCTGCTGGGCTGATTGCCAAGGAATTCGACGGCGCAGAAGTGCTCGTCTACTCTGAAGATGACCATTCAAAATACGACCCAAAGGGAAAGGCCAAGTTCGCAAGGTCGTTCAAGCCGGCTGTCTACATGGAATAA